One part of the Drosophila teissieri strain GT53w chromosome 3R, Prin_Dtei_1.1, whole genome shotgun sequence genome encodes these proteins:
- the LOC122622448 gene encoding uncharacterized protein LOC122622448, protein MLPRITFVFIIICGYLLFTDCHETVRSKRAKRPRAPEPVNFEPEPQQDLENDENGSQEKDLPEIPDNFLSPSVREYLELGKSIPGRPGADYPILSAVPYTNFYCDEQEYPGFFADMETRCQGWHYCDIDGRQATFLCPNGTQFSQAVFVCDWWFNVRCDLSPRLYAINARLYQRPKVNPTRPHRIITKQLVEDIFT, encoded by the exons ACTGCCATGAAACGGTTCGTTCCAAACGAGCCAAGCGCCCACGAGCTCCGGAACCAGTTAATTTTGAGCCGGAACCGCAGCAGGATCTGGAGAATGATGAGAACGGCAGCCAGGAGAAGGATCTCCCCGAGATACCGGATAACTTCCTTAGCCCCTCGGTTCGCGAGTACCTAGAGCTGGGCAAATCCATTCCCG GTCGTCCTGGCGCTGACTATCCCATTCTGTCGGCGGTGCCGTACACCAACTTTTACTGCGACGAGCAGGAGTATCCTGGGTTCTTTGCCGACATGGAGACAAGGTGCCAGG GTTGGCACTACTGCGACATCGATGGACGACAGGCCACGTTCCTCTGCCCAAATGGCACCCAGTTCTCACAGGCGGTCTTCGTCTGCGACTGGTGGTTCAATGTGCGCTGCGATCTCTCGCCCCGGCTGTACGCCATTAACGCCCGGCTCTATCAGCGCCCCAAGGTGAATCCCACTCGGCCACATCGCATCATCACCAAGCAACTCGTCGAGGACATCTTCACCTGA